Proteins from a single region of Kogia breviceps isolate mKogBre1 chromosome 5, mKogBre1 haplotype 1, whole genome shotgun sequence:
- the B3GALNT1 gene encoding UDP-GalNAc:beta-1,3-N-acetylgalactosaminyltransferase 1 produces the protein MAPALLTTLPGRMSLRSLKWSLLLLSLLSFLVMWYLSLPHYNVIERVNWMYFYEYEPIYRQDFRFTLREHSNCSHQNPFLVILVTSHPSDVKARQAIRVTWGEKKSWWGYEVLTFFLLGQQAEREDKVLALSLEDEHLLYGDIIRQDFLDTYNNLTLKTIMAFRWVTEFCPNARYIMKTDTDVFINTGNLVKYLLNLNQSEKFFTGYPLIDNYSYRGFYQKTHISYQEYPFKVFPPYCSGLGYIMSRDLVPRIYEMMSHVKPIKFEDVYVGICLNLLKVDIHIPEDTNLFFLYRIHLDVCQLRRVIAAHGFSSKEIITFWQVMLRNTTCHY, from the coding sequence ATGGCCCCAGCACTCCTGACCACTCTTCCGGGTAGGATGTCACTGAGATCCCTGAAATGGAGCCTCCTGTTGCTGTCACTCCTGAGCTTCCTGGTGATGTGGTACCTCAGTCTTCCCCACTACAATGTGATAGAACGCGTGAACTGGATGTACTTCTATGAGTATGAGCCCATTTACAGACAAGACTTCCGCTTCACACTTCGAGAGCATTCCAACTGCTCTCATCAAAACCCATTTCTGGTCATCCTGGTAACCTCACACCCCTCAGATGTGAAAGCCAGACAGGCCATTAGAGTTACTTGGGGTGAAAAGAAGTCTTGGTGGGGATATGAGGttcttacatttttcttattaggCCAGCAGGCTGAAAGGGAAGACAAAGTGTTAGCGTTATCCTTAGAGGATGAACACCTCCTCTATGGCGACATAATACGACAAGATTTTTTAGACACGTACAATAACCTGACCTTGAAAACAATCATGGCGTTTAGGTGGGTAACTGAGTTTTGCCCCAACGCCAGGTACATCATGAAGACAGACACTGATGTTTTCATCAATACTGGCAATTTAGTGaagtatcttttaaatttaaaccaGTCAGAGAAGTTTTTCACAGGTTATCCTCTAATTGATAATTATTCTTATAGAGGATTTTACCAAAAAACCCATATTTCATACCAGGAGTATCCCTTCAAGGTGTTTCCTCCCTACTGCAGTGGGTTGGGTTATATAATGTCCAGAGATTTGGTGCCAAGAATCTATGAAATGATGAGTCACGTAAAACCCATCAAGTTTGAAGATGTTTATGTTGGGATCTGTTTGAACTTATTAAAAGTGGACATTCATATTCCGGAAGACACcaaccttttctttttatataggaTCCATTTGGATGTCTGTCAACTCAGACGCGTGATTGCAGCCCATGGCTTTTCTTCCAAGGAAATTATCACATTTTGGCAGGTTATGCTAAGGAACACCACATGCCATTATTAA